One stretch of Leadbetterella byssophila DSM 17132 DNA includes these proteins:
- a CDS encoding transposase, protein MEEKEKIVLHSIQHGVSYSSREFGVSTVSIYNWKEKFEKLGKSGLEAGAMTDAERELKQLRRENEALKRIVAEKELAIQIKDSLLKKSQSLKK, encoded by the coding sequence TTGGAGGAGAAAGAGAAGATTGTACTTCATTCTATCCAGCACGGCGTAAGTTATTCATCGCGAGAATTTGGGGTTTCTACTGTGAGTATTTATAATTGGAAAGAGAAATTTGAGAAGTTAGGCAAAAGTGGCTTGGAAGCAGGAGCAATGACAGATGCCGAGCGTGAACTCAAACAATTACGTCGTGAAAACGAAGCTCTAAAAAGGATAGTTGCTGAAAAAGAGTTAGCTATTCAAATTAAAGATTCCCTTTTAAAAAAAAGTCAATCTCTAAAGAAATAA
- a CDS encoding winged helix-turn-helix transcriptional regulator, which yields MEYEFSEFGRSLEPVIDAIAEWGMKYRSVMMDREIPHP from the coding sequence TTGGAGTATGAATTTAGCGAGTTTGGTAGGTCATTAGAACCGGTCATAGATGCCATCGCAGAGTGGGGCATGAAGTACCGATCAGTTATGATGGACCGAGAGATTCCCCACCCGTAG
- a CDS encoding DDE-type integrase/transposase/recombinase: MDYILQETKTLLEGEFVDYGYYKTYRYLNQEKGLRIGAYRTYKLMKENNLLKFQRSNTKRISRNWVKELVPIVQREFAFLEFDIKYVYIQGKRTNAQVLTILDVFSRWQLGQYIANSIKSEDVINLFEQILQTYPMPKQFIVRNDNGSQFEALIVQEYLKQKGITQEFTKPATPQQNGHIEAYHSILESAVCQRFEFESLQEFKQVMIRWKKFYNFERIHGGLHYKSPRKFLESIGVKIDPNW, encoded by the coding sequence ATGGATTATATTTTACAAGAAACTAAAACACTTCTGGAGGGCGAATTTGTGGATTATGGGTATTATAAAACCTACCGCTATTTAAACCAAGAAAAGGGATTGAGAATTGGGGCTTATAGAACCTATAAGCTCATGAAGGAAAACAATTTATTAAAATTTCAACGCAGTAATACCAAGAGAATAAGTAGGAACTGGGTAAAAGAACTCGTTCCCATTGTACAAAGAGAATTTGCATTCCTAGAATTTGATATTAAATATGTATATATCCAAGGAAAACGCACAAATGCGCAAGTACTGACAATTTTGGATGTTTTTTCGAGATGGCAATTGGGACAATACATCGCAAATTCTATTAAATCTGAAGATGTAATAAATCTATTTGAACAAATTTTACAAACTTATCCGATGCCAAAGCAATTTATAGTAAGAAACGATAATGGCTCACAATTCGAAGCTTTAATAGTTCAAGAATATCTAAAACAAAAAGGTATAACTCAGGAATTTACAAAACCGGCAACACCTCAACAGAATGGACATATAGAAGCCTACCATTCAATTCTGGAAAGTGCTGTATGTCAACGATTTGAATTTGAAAGCCTACAAGAATTTAAACAAGTAATGATAAGATGGAAAAAATTCTATAATTTCGAAAGAATACATGGCGGTCTTCACTATAAGTCCCCTAGAAAATTCCTCGAATCAATTGGTGTAAAAATTGATCCGAATTGGTGA
- a CDS encoding Eco57I restriction-modification methylase domain-containing protein, with amino-acid sequence MRNAFKYLSQYSTTPKDVDRLIISAFLEINKLELKKNKLLKSYSISSKSQDEHSSLLKFISAICTDTKAFGFEELIELFEFVISPADRIINGAIYTPQKIRTFIVEEAFKKNNAIDNSIKISDIAMGCGGFLFNASIELKKRTGKTFSEIFRDHIFGLDIQEYSVNRTKLLLSLLALQSGEDIEEFQFNLFQGDSLDFDWNTAIANFNGFSIILGNPPYVCARNLEKETKEKLKNWEVCQSGNSDLYIPFFQIAIENLAENGTLGFITMNSFFKSLNGRALRDYFQRNELAISIIDFGSEQVFKSKNTYTCICFIENKEQQFISYTESATKKLAGKLTFKKIKYNILDSKKGWNLKDNKTISKIESTGIPFGELYQTRHGIATLKNDIYIFRPVDEDENFFYLQNGSLYKIEKGICKDIVNSNKLSREISLNRLKEKVIFPYDQQEKPKLLDEKLMKESFPEAYKYLQNKRKILAERDKGKGNYENWFAFGRTQSLEKIKNKMFFPKYSDRTPNFIINSDDDLLFYNGLAVIGSSETEMKIIKKIMESNIFWYYIKTTSKPYSSDYYSLNGNYIKNFGVCELTDKEKKFLIKETDQNILNEFFEDKYKLKVK; translated from the coding sequence ATGAGAAATGCATTCAAATATTTAAGTCAATATTCTACAACTCCAAAAGATGTAGACAGGCTTATTATTTCCGCATTTCTTGAAATCAACAAATTAGAGCTAAAGAAAAATAAACTACTTAAATCGTATTCCATAAGTAGCAAAAGTCAGGATGAACACTCATCACTTCTGAAATTTATATCAGCGATTTGTACAGATACAAAAGCATTTGGGTTCGAAGAACTGATAGAACTTTTTGAATTTGTGATTTCTCCTGCTGACAGAATCATAAACGGTGCGATTTATACACCTCAAAAAATCAGGACATTCATTGTTGAAGAAGCGTTTAAGAAAAATAATGCCATAGACAATTCGATTAAAATATCCGATATCGCAATGGGTTGCGGTGGATTCTTATTCAATGCATCGATTGAATTAAAAAAGAGAACAGGCAAAACTTTCTCAGAAATATTTAGAGACCACATCTTCGGTTTAGACATCCAAGAGTATTCAGTTAATCGAACTAAGTTGCTTCTCTCCTTATTGGCATTGCAATCAGGAGAAGATATAGAAGAATTTCAGTTCAACTTATTTCAGGGTGATTCCCTAGATTTTGATTGGAATACTGCGATAGCTAACTTCAATGGATTTTCCATTATTCTAGGAAACCCACCATATGTTTGTGCAAGAAATCTTGAAAAAGAAACTAAAGAAAAATTAAAGAATTGGGAGGTTTGTCAATCTGGCAATTCAGACCTATATATTCCATTCTTTCAAATTGCAATTGAAAATTTGGCTGAAAATGGTACTCTAGGATTCATTACTATGAATTCATTTTTCAAAAGTTTGAACGGAAGGGCATTAAGAGACTATTTTCAAAGAAATGAACTTGCCATTTCAATTATAGACTTTGGCTCTGAGCAGGTTTTTAAATCCAAGAACACTTATACGTGCATTTGTTTCATTGAAAACAAGGAACAGCAATTCATTTCGTACACAGAATCAGCAACAAAAAAGCTGGCGGGTAAACTCACTTTTAAGAAAATAAAATACAACATTCTTGATTCTAAAAAAGGTTGGAATTTAAAGGACAACAAGACCATTTCTAAAATTGAATCAACAGGAATTCCTTTTGGCGAACTATATCAAACTAGACACGGAATTGCGACATTAAAGAATGATATTTATATATTTAGACCAGTAGACGAAGACGAGAACTTTTTCTATCTACAAAACGGAAGTCTTTACAAGATTGAAAAAGGCATTTGCAAGGATATTGTAAACTCGAATAAGTTAAGCCGTGAGATAAGCTTAAACAGGCTCAAAGAGAAAGTTATCTTCCCTTACGACCAACAAGAAAAACCCAAACTTCTTGATGAAAAATTAATGAAGGAAAGTTTTCCAGAAGCTTATAAATATTTGCAAAACAAAAGAAAGATTTTAGCAGAAAGAGACAAAGGAAAAGGAAACTATGAAAACTGGTTTGCTTTTGGACGAACTCAATCGTTAGAGAAGATTAAAAACAAAATGTTCTTCCCAAAGTACTCGGACAGGACACCAAATTTTATTATTAACTCTGATGACGATTTACTTTTTTACAACGGATTAGCAGTTATAGGTAGCTCGGAGACTGAAATGAAAATCATAAAAAAGATAATGGAATCCAATATCTTTTGGTATTACATCAAGACAACAAGTAAGCCCTACTCTTCTGACTATTATTCATTGAACGGAAATTACATTAAGAATTTCGGAGTTTGTGAGCTGACAGATAAAGAAAAGAAATTTTTAATTAAAGAGACTGACCAAAATATATTGAATGAATTTTTTGAGGACAAGTATAAATTAAAAGTAAAATAA
- a CDS encoding Crp/Fnr family transcriptional regulator, producing the protein MDEFNIFKYWLTQVSFLTEKDCSLFEPFLKTKRLKTKDHFLSAGKVCQQIGFVNKGCFRTYYIADGKEINTHFTFENEFVTDYDSFLQSKPSRYFIQTLEDTEIVTFNLPALQDAYNQSQNWERFGRMIAEQSYKMTTQRVESFLFLDGEQRYLDLLKNQPHIFDRIPLYHIASYLGLERESLSRLRKKIAGK; encoded by the coding sequence ATGGACGAATTTAATATCTTTAAATATTGGCTGACACAGGTTTCTTTTCTGACGGAAAAGGACTGTTCGCTTTTTGAACCATTTTTAAAGACAAAACGACTTAAAACAAAAGACCATTTTCTAAGTGCGGGAAAAGTTTGTCAGCAAATCGGTTTTGTAAATAAAGGCTGTTTCAGGACATATTATATTGCAGACGGCAAAGAAATCAATACACATTTTACATTTGAAAACGAATTTGTAACGGACTACGACAGCTTTTTACAAAGTAAACCAAGTCGTTATTTCATTCAGACATTGGAAGACACTGAAATTGTAACATTCAATTTGCCAGCGTTACAAGATGCCTACAACCAATCACAAAATTGGGAACGCTTTGGCAGAATGATAGCCGAGCAATCTTACAAAATGACAACCCAACGAGTTGAAAGTTTTTTGTTTTTAGACGGAGAACAGCGATACCTTGACTTGCTTAAAAATCAACCGCACATTTTTGACAGAATACCGCTTTATCATATTGCTTCTTATTTAGGACTTGAACGTGAAAGCTTAAGCCGTTTACGAAAAAAGATTGCAGGGAAATAA
- a CDS encoding sensor histidine kinase, producing MDNATQILELKKKLSEEIQKESSDNNVILALSSEIAKLDDSQVRFSVDAGIINRLGKELVGKHETAVSELVKNAFDADATEVNLVFENAWNAGGTVTIEDNGTGMTKDQLINGFMRLSSSDKIHNPVSDKYKRTRAGRKGIGRFATQRLGSRLTIITHTAKSESSIKISINWNDFETDKDLLSVSNNIEVIPKSKVEGTTLIIENLRDGWSDAMIRRVFRYTSELLQPFPLSKKNKDEAESSIDPGFKSYYFRQEGQELIPIIDEEEAIFKHALAEIEGYVLDDGQGCWALKSDKLNFPQEVFLIGNDDKNRENTDAKFNLIKGLHFKTHYFIYEPSLFAPGTYTFIRDLSYETGGIRLYRNGFRVLPYGEQGDDWLGLDKSNNRQIILARHMNRSFFGFVELQDKEGLFEETSSREGLIENDALKELVDFVYRSIISAVIKVAELRDRKATASQKNFKRKEVDPTEKADNAVKELEEFFTEEETKENSSEKSGTGKSKEKAKQVFEEFKQAREEEKRKNQALIDENNMLRILAGLGLVIGEFIHEVHRFLPGFDAEISFLKNAVKDIKGVYERVELLGTNIKSFTSYTSYFDKAISRNVIRELQPIELRDVVKDFSIVIDNNLKRANIKLEKPIFDGYDLFTTPMHPSEWASILFNLYTNSKKAIVRKKVDGKILIHCGKDEKNVFLEFSDNGDGIPKENEDVIFNAFFTTTSAANHSGNDAESLVGTGLGLKIVKDIVEFYGGDVYVTNSPESYSTTIRIEIPKNQKEDE from the coding sequence ATGGATAATGCAACTCAAATATTAGAACTTAAGAAAAAGCTTTCTGAAGAAATTCAGAAGGAAAGTTCCGATAATAATGTGATTTTAGCTCTATCTAGTGAGATTGCAAAACTTGATGATAGTCAAGTTAGATTTTCTGTTGACGCGGGAATAATAAACAGACTTGGAAAAGAATTAGTAGGAAAACACGAAACAGCAGTTTCTGAATTAGTCAAAAACGCTTTTGATGCTGATGCAACAGAAGTCAATTTAGTTTTTGAAAACGCTTGGAATGCTGGCGGTACGGTGACCATTGAAGACAATGGAACCGGAATGACAAAAGACCAATTGATTAACGGTTTTATGAGACTATCCTCTTCGGATAAAATTCATAATCCAGTTTCTGATAAATATAAAAGAACAAGAGCAGGAAGAAAAGGAATTGGTCGTTTTGCAACTCAGAGATTGGGAAGTAGATTAACGATTATTACTCACACAGCTAAGAGTGAATCATCAATTAAAATATCCATCAATTGGAATGATTTTGAAACGGACAAGGATTTACTGAGTGTCTCAAATAACATTGAAGTAATCCCAAAGTCGAAAGTAGAAGGTACTACATTAATTATTGAAAACCTCAGAGATGGTTGGTCAGATGCTATGATTAGAAGGGTTTTTAGATATACCTCTGAACTTCTACAACCATTCCCATTATCAAAAAAGAATAAAGATGAAGCAGAATCATCAATAGACCCAGGCTTTAAAAGCTACTATTTCAGACAAGAAGGACAAGAATTAATTCCAATTATTGACGAAGAAGAAGCAATTTTTAAACACGCCCTTGCTGAAATCGAAGGATATGTATTAGATGACGGTCAAGGATGTTGGGCATTGAAAAGTGATAAACTTAATTTTCCTCAAGAAGTCTTTCTTATAGGTAATGATGATAAGAACCGAGAAAATACTGATGCAAAATTTAATCTTATAAAAGGGCTTCATTTCAAAACTCACTATTTCATTTATGAGCCATCTCTGTTTGCACCAGGAACATATACGTTCATTCGTGATTTGAGTTATGAAACAGGTGGAATTAGATTATATAGAAATGGATTCCGTGTACTGCCTTATGGAGAGCAAGGGGATGATTGGTTGGGATTAGATAAATCCAATAACAGACAAATTATTTTAGCACGCCATATGAATAGAAGTTTCTTTGGATTTGTTGAATTACAAGACAAAGAAGGATTATTTGAAGAAACTTCAAGTAGAGAAGGTTTAATTGAGAATGATGCCCTTAAGGAGTTAGTAGACTTTGTTTATAGGTCTATTATAAGTGCAGTAATTAAAGTAGCAGAATTAAGAGATAGAAAGGCAACTGCATCGCAAAAGAATTTCAAAAGAAAGGAAGTTGACCCTACAGAAAAGGCCGATAACGCAGTAAAGGAACTAGAGGAGTTCTTCACAGAGGAGGAAACAAAAGAAAATTCTTCTGAAAAATCTGGTACAGGCAAATCAAAAGAAAAAGCAAAGCAGGTTTTTGAAGAGTTTAAGCAAGCACGAGAAGAAGAAAAGAGGAAAAATCAAGCATTAATTGATGAAAACAATATGCTTAGAATTCTTGCAGGACTTGGCTTAGTTATCGGTGAGTTTATTCACGAGGTACATAGGTTTCTCCCTGGGTTTGATGCAGAAATAAGCTTTTTGAAAAATGCTGTGAAGGACATAAAAGGTGTATATGAAAGAGTTGAATTATTAGGTACTAATATTAAATCATTCACTTCTTATACTTCGTATTTTGATAAAGCGATTTCCAGAAATGTAATACGTGAACTCCAACCTATTGAATTGAGAGATGTCGTTAAAGACTTCAGTATTGTAATTGATAACAATCTAAAAAGGGCTAATATAAAATTGGAAAAACCAATTTTTGATGGGTATGATTTGTTCACTACACCTATGCACCCATCAGAGTGGGCATCTATATTATTTAACCTTTATACCAATTCTAAAAAAGCTATTGTAAGGAAAAAAGTGGATGGAAAAATCCTTATTCACTGTGGCAAGGATGAAAAGAATGTTTTTCTTGAATTTTCAGACAACGGTGATGGAATCCCAAAAGAGAATGAGGATGTAATTTTCAATGCCTTCTTTACAACTACATCAGCAGCAAACCACTCTGGGAATGACGCAGAAAGTTTAGTAGGTACCGGACTAGGATTGAAAATTGTAAAAGACATTGTTGAATTCTACGGAGGTGATGTATATGTAACTAACTCTCCTGAATCCTACAGTACTACTATAAGAATTGAAATTCCTAAAAATCAAAAAGAAGATGAGTAA